In a genomic window of Gadus macrocephalus chromosome 9, ASM3116895v1:
- the spg11 gene encoding spatacsin isoform X2 → MSQQSSGLEVLLVPGHPLLGRVRSGDRVALLSGGALLGRLDSRGGLTVGDLADRGEVLGGSATLEGSFSDFAWEEVTPEGGEGGGGGGGPSRLLAVTGSQDVCLVTVVTGAADGVGLVCVSECPAGRLLKMAEDSGFSVSRLQSVRLLSFQDSCSVLLLNSSLLLTLHWRQEVQGEEEARDPEESQDLEESQELEKEEEEVQMVSSCSLLVQGEQEEVSSSCLSAGVLFLLCRSGLICGYDITAGSLLATVDLPSYLSSLREEEPSPSPSSSASSSHSYPASFSQLRVSADLSTAVALSPTHTAVAVDLNHYFRPDPTGCPPRTRPDHLLGAEAPGCLMTPEGTSRARDAGSLNTDRSWGARLTRLYSTAQGPAPSQGPAPWFSGLPEVASRMALSQARLSFSRVPPGGATALFSVPASSIASLLSVSQFSALVTFVSPDDGQSSVALWDLESQAVSYHRCESASTAVKWKGPQHTALLIKRSPGSGGGLSQVMFDVDQQRLLSRLMVFGKAATVDALCHLNTWGRCSIPMHALQAGLKNRQLDTVDLFLKSKEELLSPSELPPDPRGALLSRVQEVCPALDLLCCTIRDGHAELQSRAFSEQLLRTTLTFLQTQLRTACCSTHQLDAELQSCVSILNRYVFQLWTLMRSFPWASSQSEPAAPNHLTADSQSDPAAPSHLTADSQSETEQHQRWEHLSTEEAVRRAVLCGRLPCLQAFLRSQNRPEQTLPELRRVGLQHAFCCLAQRQLPHATTLFRNMGFHVNEVLHSVCLYTDQKELRDFVVEELTRKQCFSHEETQRVQFFREVEKLGATARLTHPPQNSLRVLELARSDPQQDPTLLGLDPDPDRVPGGAGLWSRLRLDWIRHWTPNALSSVRLSRLQDEAVVSCDAQTLWSHLTALNNQQRLSRWIQSSEDRDAPCWPAITPQLVRAHTACCDHTREQLLNLLARKGIFAEGEELDLLMCRLVQVGGVMCDTAPSPRYHLPIGPELHTHFITHCLNNNLQYLLYTYLQHHRLTQRTLRVGVPGRGNLEQDPPWFHMMLRVQEVAQDLSDPERLFQASLTSAQVLVPGGQASLSSLLLEGHGVVALASLMFPPGGVDGVVAPGPGPPAHSLDHQLLRMALGPYPKLRSALFPPGGPRAGLGPPDVSIYQLLQSLHPLHQSRLFGWQTANPLLSTGSSEPPHFSSPLLVSRWALVERMDFLYFLRHSRPSYAYASFLLHELAGSADMTPPVQQALRQASRLALLSCSQPSVAAACLGFLQLLGAPSLGLRVDLRALRLLQAHRGHRGQGPRLDLLGEAKPGAAQELIGYLEEAVTDSLEQRGIPRSSMEAGQEWAVPVQFCQLHSLALSSVYPAHCAADGQWLHFLLFVQLHSFPPNQVRTLASQFGPALQGHLSLAFEELRLQGPGWPAPGPQRELLQVALQSQLDRSPWRRLLGEALERRCPLLAVLAACAQVRGLGLAPPSTTYWEGAEPLQCLCVWVLTSVDDVTAAEATAHLQDAAQHHDWTLHDLSIIWKNTLSGGRVKPLLLGFTLFQKESPLVLLLEMFELCAEFRNYDAARDKLLLFQHSLLSLRSSGAEGWVPQEWVESQASVLLMVLFQRSSDHFHLQRLVQLLHHSEHSLQAHGVDLGVLARLSAVLQGSPVRLPLALLSRCSPQVLQEEYQCLLEELVAAGLLSRAQRVAQLAGIPADALLINQLQQDVQSQRSKRRWGQEEVRVLFWRRCHQQLQGHAPDPQIAAHFFQEQAGARPLCAQERCLLLGMAGHWLSLVEPTPLERLEALEKESWISRLQEERQEEQQQQEQEEEEQKEEKEEEQEEQKEEKEEEDAVLNPGGDTTSYDSLMEEFSFSRIAALNHDSYLSLAGLPGPDSPPPPPEGADPPMGPARRRLLGRLIGQLLDEGRVHEASRACRYFSVHLPDVWLALRCRELATGGASNPQPQEGTSDPGTSVPSSPSSGSPSSFVMLPPPDDPVLTQLQALLDQCHHGNNYCRQILSLYQLSKDLRCSFEELSQEEPQTLLDKLLRCGHPERYRRAEAFVRAQGLAPEATARFLANAALHGLQAEPPEPPLDRQVLRLCGDSSLLGRHLLDKIPTLRVSQVACSVELLVLAHDCFSLSCDMEGIVRVLHAARHLSHAHLAPGQHFNLLVRLLTGIGRYDDMTYVFDLLHQNHRFEILLRKKLDIHTSSSLKAALLDYIKRCLPGDSEKHNMVALHFSMRREIGENHEMAARTQLKIIHSQPWAVTPELSSSLTKVLGLLKDAAESYHKDECVRQASRCVRLARLVVLQLHLLSQGSDQRLINLQPAETGPAMLALPRCYQVCVLAEAYEQGVDWAELVYQKVVVGGDFVYLEQLKTFCPLGGALMEEVSTRMCVKEAVGGSSSQNLKRLLAQCEDVVTRYRLAYKHKLTDLAQSLLTDARTSSYLSDHLAV, encoded by the exons ATGTCGCAGCAGAGCAGCGgcctggaggtgctgctggtCCCGGGACACCCGCTGCTGGGCCGGGTCAGGTCCGGGGACAGGGTGGCCCTTCTGTCCGGCGGCGCCCTGCTGGGCCGCCTGGATTCCCGGGGCGGGCTGACCGTCGGGGACCTGGCTGACCGTGGAGAGGTCCTTGGGGGCTCCGCCACACTGGAGGGGTCCTTCTCAGA TTTTGCCTGGGAGGAGGTTAcccctgaaggaggagaaggaggcggaggaggaggtggcccaTCCAGGCTGCTCGCGGTCACAGGCAGCCAAGACGTGTGTCTGGTGACGGTTGTGACGGGGGCAGCTGATGGAGttggactggtgtgtgtgtctgagtgcccCGCCGGCCGCCTGCtgaagatggcagaggacagcggGTTCA GCGTCTCCAGGCTCCAGAGTGTGAGGCTGCTGAGCTTCCAGGACTCCTGTTCTGTCCTCCTGCTCAACTCCTCCCTGCTTCTCACCCTGCACTGGAGACAGGAGGtgcagggtgaggaggaggcccGGGACCCAGAGGAGAGCCAGGACCTGGAGGAGAgtcaggagctggagaaggaggaggaggaggtgcagatggtctcctcctgctccctccttgttcagggggagcaggaggaggtgtcctcctcctgtctgtctgcaggagtTCTGTTCCTCCTCTGCAGGAGTGGACTGATCT GTGGTTATGACATCACGGCCGGCAGTCTGCTGGCGACTGTCGACCTGCCCTCCTACCTGAGCTCGCTCAGGGAGGAagaaccctccccctccccctcctcctccgcctcttcctcccactcctACCCCGCCTCCTTCAGTCAGCTCCGTGTGTCAGCTGACCTGAGCACTGCCGTCGCTCTAAGCCCCACCCACACGGCGGTGGCAGTGGACCTGAACCACTACTTCAG ACCTGATCCAACTGGCTGCCCCCCCAGGACCCGCCCAGACCACCTGCTGGGAGCGGAGGCCCCTGGGTGCCTGATGACCCCTGAGGGAACCTCCAGGGCCCGGGACGCTGGCTCTCTCAACACCGACCG GTCTTGGGGAGCGCGTCTGACCCGGCTGTACAGCACTGCCCAGGGCCCCGCCCCTtcccagggccccgccccctggttcTCCGGTCTGCCAGAGGTGGCGTCCCGCATGGCTCTTTCCCAGGCCCGGCTGTCTTTCAGCAGAGTGCCACCGGGGGGTGCCACCGCCCTGTTCTCGGTCCCTGCTTCCTCTATTGCTTCGTTGCTTTCCGTATCCCAATTTTCTGCCCTGGTTACCTTTGTATCCCCTGACGACGGCCAGTCCAGTGTGGCATTGTGGGATTTAGAGTCCCAGGCTGTGAGCTACCACCGGTGTGAGTCAGCGTCTACGGCGGTGAAATGGAAAGGACCGCAACACACTGCGCTTTTAATCAAGA GGAGTCCGGGGTCCGGCGGTGGTCTCTCCCAGGTGATGTTTGATGTGGACCAGCAGCGATTGCTCAGCAGGCTGATGGTGTTCGGGAAGGCAGCGACGGTGGACGCCCTGTGCCACCTGAATACCTGGGGCCGTTGTTCGATCCCGATGCACGCCCTGCAG GCAGGGCTGAAGAACCGACAGCTGGACACGGTGGACCTGTTTCTGAAGAGCAAAGAGGAGCTGCTGTCCCCCAGTGAGCTCCCTCCGGACCCCCGGGGCGCCCTGCTGTCCC GTGTGCAGGAGGTGTGCCCCGCCCTGGACCTGCTGTGCTGCACCATCAGAGATGGCCACGCAGAGCTGCAGTCCAGAGCGTTCTCAGAGCAGCTGCTGAGGACCACCCTGACCTTCCTCCAGACCCAGCTGAGGACCGCCTGCTGCAGCACGCAcc AGTTGGACGCAGAGCTTCAGAGCTGCGTCTCCATCCTGAACCGATACGTCTTCCAGCTGTGGACCCTGATGAGGTCATTCCCCTGggcctccagccaatcagagccagcAGCACCTAACCACCTGACcgctgacagccaatcagatccagcCGCACCCAGCCACCTGACcgctgacagccaatcagaaacagaACAGCACCAGAGATGGGAGCATCTCTCCACCGAG gaagCGGTCCGGCGGGCCGTGctctgcggccggctgccctgCCTCCAGGCCTTCCTGCGCTCCCAGAACAGACCAGAGCAGACGCTGCCCGAGCTGCGGAGGGTGGGCCTGCAGCACGCCTTCTGCTGCCTGGCTCAGAGGCAGCTGCCCCACGCCACCACTCTCTTCAGGAACATG ggtttcCATGTCAATGAGGTGCtccacagtgtgtgtctgtacactgACCAGAAGGAGCTCCGGGACTTTGTG gtggaggagctgaccaGAAAGCAGTGTTTCTCCCATGAGGAGACCCAGAGGGTGCAGTTCTTCAGGGAGGTGGAGAAGCTGGGAGCCACTGCCAGGCTGACACATCCTCCCCAGAACTCTCTGAG GGTTCTGGAgctggcccggtcagacccgcAGCAGGACCCCACTCTGCTGGGCCTGGACCCGGACCCGGACCGTGTCCCGGGGGGAGCAGGACTGTGGAGCCGCCTCCGGCTGGACTGGATCAGACACTGGACCCCGAACGCCCTCAGCAGCGTTCGGCTGTCCCGCTTGCAGGATGAAG CGGTGGTCTCCTGCGACGCCCAGACCCTGTGGTCCCACCTGACCGCCCTCAACAACCAGCAGCGCCTGAGCCGCTGGATCCAGAGCTCAGAGGACCGcgacgccccctgctggccggccATCACACCTCAGCTGGTCAGGGCACACACGGCCTGCTGCGACCACACCAGGGAGCAGCTGCTCAATCTCCTGGCCAG GAAGGGGATCTttgcagagggggaggagcttgaTCTGCTGATGTGTCGTCTGGTCCAGGTGGGAGGGGTGATGTGTGACACCGCCCCTTCCCCCCGATACCACCTCCCGATTGGCCCAGAGCTCCACACCCACTTTATCACCCACTGTCTGAACAACAACCTGCAATACCTCCTTTACACCTACCTGCAgcatcacag GCTGACCCAGAGGACCCTCCGGGTCGGGGTCCCGGGCCGGGGGAACCTGGAACAGGACCCCCCCTGGTTCCACATGATGCTGAGGGTCCAAGAGGTCGCCCAGGACCTGTCAG ACCCAGAGCGGCTGTTCCAGGCCAGTCTGACCAGCGCCCAGGTGCTGGTCCCGGGGGGCCAGGCGTCCCTCAGCAGCCTGCTGCTGGAGGGCCACGGCGTGGTGGCGCTGGCCTCACTCATGTTCCCGCCGGGGGGCGTGGACGGGGtggtggccccggggcccggcccccccgcccacaGCCTGGACCACCAGCTGCTGAGGATGGCCTTGGGCCCTTACCCCAAGCTCCGCTCCGCCCTGTTCCCCCCCGGGGGCCCGCGGGCCGGCCTGGGGCCCCCCGACGTCTCCATCTACCAGCTGCTGCAG tctcttcatcctcttcatcagtCCCGGCTGTTTGGCTGGCAGACTGCCAACCCACTGCTGTCCACCG GGTCGTCGGAGCCCCCCCACTTCTCCAGCCCTCTGCTGGTGAGCCGCTGGGCGCTGGTGGAGCGGATGGACTTCCTCTACTTCCTGCGCCACAGCCGGCCCTCCTACGCCTACGCCAGCTTCCTGCTGCACGAACTGGCCGGCTCCGCCGACATGACACCACC tgtgcaacAGGCCCTGCGTcaggcctccaggctggccctGCTCTCCTGCAGCCAGCCCAGCGTGGCAGCAGCCTGCCTGGGCTTCCTCCAGCTTCTGGGGGCCCCAAGCCTGGGGCTCCGCGTGGACCTCCGTGCCCTGCGGCTGCTGCAGGCACACAGGGGCCACAGGGGCCAAGGGCCCCGTCTGGACCTGCTGG GTGAGGCGAAGCCAGGGGCAGCTCAAGAGCTGATTGGTTACCTGGAGGAAGCTGTGACTGACAGCCTGGAGCAGAGAGGCATCCCAAG gtCTTCCATGGAGGCTGGCCAAGAGTGGGCGGTTCCAGTCCAGTTCTGTCAGCTTCACTCATTGGCCCTCAGCTCGGTTTATCCGGCCCATTGTGCTGCCGACGGACAGTGGCTCCACTTCCTGCTGTTTGTCCAACTGCACAGTTTCCCCCCCAACCAG GTGAGGACCCTTGCCTCCCAGTTTGGCCCCGCCCTCCAGGGTCACCTGAGTCTGGCGTTCGAggagctccgcctccagggCCCTGGCTGGCCGGCTCCGGGGCCCCAGAGGGAGCTGCTGCAGGTGGCCCTCCAGAGCCAGCTGGACCGCAGCCCATGGAGACGGCTGCTGGGGGAGGCCCTGGAGAGacgctgccccctgctggccgtcCTGGCCGCCTGCGCCCAGGTCAGAGGACTGGGGTTAGCCCCTCCCAGTACCACCTACTGGGAG ggggcggagcctctgcagtgcttgtgtgtctgggtgctgaCCAGCGTTGATGATGTTACGGCGGCGGAAGCCACAGCCCACCTCCAGGACGCTGCCCAGCACCACGATTGGACCCTCCATGACCTGTCAATCATCTGGAAGAACACTCTGAGTGGAGGTCGAGTGAAGCCCCTCCTCCTGGGCTTCACACTGTTCCAGAAG gagAGTCCTCTGGTGCTGCTGTTGGAGATGTTTGAGCTGTGTGCTGAGTTCAGGAACTACGACGCGGCCAGAGACAAACTCCTGCTCTTCCAACACTCCCTCCTCTCA ttGCGGAGCAGTGGTGCTGAAGGTTGGGTTCCCCAGGAGTGGGTGGAGAGCCAGGCGTCGGTGCTCCTGATGGTGCTGTTCCAGCGGAGCTCCGACCACTTTCACCTCCAGAGACTGGTGCAGCTCCTCCATCACTCAGAGCACAGCCTGCAGGCCCACG GAGTGGACCTGGGGGTTCTGGCCCGGCTCAGCGCGGTGCTCCAGGGGAGTCCAGTCCGCCTCCCCCTGGCCCTGCTCTCCCGCTGCTCCCCCCAGGTCCTCCAGGAGGAGTACCAGTGCctcctggaggagctggtggccgCGGGGCTGCTCTCCCGGGCCCAGCGCGTCGCCCAGCTGGCCGGCATTCCGGCTGATGCCTTGCTCATCAACCAG CTGCAGCAGGACGTCCAATCACAGCGGTCGAAGCGGCGCTgggggcaggaggaggtgagggtccTCTTCTGGAGGCGATGTCACCAGCAGCTTCAGGGCCACGCCCCCGACCCCCAGATCGCCGCCCACTTCTTCCAGGAGCAGGCCGGCGCCCGGCCGCTCTGTGCCCAGGAGCGGTGCCTCCTGCTGGGCATGGCGGGGCATTGGCTCTCCCTGGTGGAGCCCACGCCCCTGGAGCGCCTGGAGGCCCTCGAGAAGGAGAGCTGGATCAGCAGGCTGCAGGAGGAGcggcaggaggagcagcagcagcaggagcaggaggaggaggagcagaaagaggagaaggaggaggagcaggaggagcagaaagaggagaaggaggaagaggacgcgGTGTTGAACCCAGGTGGAGACACCACCTCGTATGACTCCCTGATGGAGGAGTTCTCCTTCTCCAGGATCGCGGCCCTGAACCACGACTCCTACCTGAGTCTGGCTGGACTCCCGGGGCCCgattcccctccccctcccccagagggGGCGGACCCCCCGATGGGCCCCGCCCGACGCCGTCTCCTCGGCCGCCTGATTGGCCAGCTGCTGGACGAGGGGCGTGTCCACGAGGCCTCCCGGGCATGCCGGTACTTCTCCGTCCACCTGCCCGACGTCTGGCTGGCGCTGCGCTGCCGCGAGCTCGCCACCGGAGGGGCGTCGAACCCGCAACCGCAGGAAGGGACATCTGATCCTGGGACCAGCGTGCCAAGCT ctcCTTCTAGCGGTAGTCCCTCGTCCTTCGTGATGCTGCCCCCCCCCGACGACCCGGTCCTCACCCAGCTTCAGGCGCTTCTCGATCAGTGTCACCACGGCAACAACTACTGCAGGCAGATCCTGAGTCTGTACCAACTGTCCAAG gacCTGCGCTGCTCCTTCGAGGAGCTGAGCCAGGAGGAGCCGCAGACGCTGCTGGACAAGCTGCTGCGCTGCGGCCACCCGGAGCGCTACCGCCGCGCCGAGGCCTTCGTCAGGGCCCAGGGCCTCGCCCCCGAGGCCACGGCCCGCTTCCTGGCCAACGCAGCGCTGCACGGCCTGCAGGCCGAGCCCCCGGAGCCCCCGCTTG ATAGACAGGTTCTGAGGCTGTGTGGAGACTCCAGTCTACTTGGGCGCCACCTGCTGGACAAGATCCCCACCCTGAGAGTCAGCCAGGTGGCCTgct CGGTGGAGCTGCTTGTCCTGGCCCACGACTGCTTCAGCCTCAGCTGTGACATGGAGGGAATTGTACGGGTGCTCCACGCCGCACGCCACCTCAGCCACGCCCACCTGGCGCCCGGACAGCACTTCAACCTGCTG gtgcggcTGCTGACCGGGATCGGTCGCTATGACGACATGACCTACGTGTTCGACCTGCTTCATCAGAACCACCGCTTTGAGATCCTGCTGAGGAAGAAGCTGGACATACACacc AGCTCCAGTCTGAAGGCGGCCCTCCTGGACTACATCAAGCGCTGTCTCCCTGGCGACAGCGAGAAGCACAACATGGTGGCGCTGCACTTCAGCATGCGCCGCGAGATCGGGGAGAACCACGAGATGGCCGCGCGCACGCAGCTCAAGATCATCCACTCTCAGCCCTGGG CCGTGACCCCGGAGCTGAGCAGCTCTCTGACCAAGGTGCTTGGCCTCCTGAAGGACGCCGCCGAGAGCTACCACAAG gACGAGTGCGTGCGCCAGGCCTCCCGGTGTGTGCGTCTGGCCCGGCTGGtggtcctccagctccacctcctctctcaggGCTCGGACCAGCGGCTGATCAACCTGCAGCCCGCCGAGACGGGCCCCGCCATGCTGGCCCTGCCGCGCTGCTAccag gtgtgtgtcctGGCAGAGGCGTATGAGCAGGGCGTGGACTGGGCGGAGCTTGTGTACCAGAAGGTGGTTGTGGGCGGAGACTTCGTGTACCTGGAACAGCTGAAGACCTTCTGCCCGCTGGGCGGGGCCCTGATGGAGGAGGTCTCTACCAG gaTGTGTGTGAAGGAGGCGGttggcggcagcagcagccagaaCCTGAAGCGGCTGCTGGCCCAGTGTGAGGACGTGGTGACCCGCTACCGCCTGGCCTACAAACACAAGCTCACCGACCTGGCCCAGAGCCTGCTGACCGACGCCCGCACCAGCAGCTACCTCAGTGACCACCTGGctgtgtga